A single Clavibacter nebraskensis NCPPB 2581 DNA region contains:
- a CDS encoding iron ABC transporter permease yields the protein MSAPVRTAPPPADAPPASVSVAPPATPDPVPSFAAAVARADGAGRIPVRAVAVVALLALVVVVLAVIDVTQGTAAVGPREVWEALTGRATPGDASVVVASRLPRMAAGILVGLALGAAGAALQAVSRNVLASPDTLAVNAGAYAALAVAAVTGLTLPVLAGAGVAFVGGLVAAAIVLAVSGLGSGTVRLVLAGSALALGLGSVTSALLLLFPQQTSGLYRWGQGGIGQNGFDAVAQMAPVVVVALGILLLITRRLDALGLGDDAARSLGVDVRATRVIAVLASVLLAAAAVTVAGPIGFVGLYAPAFVRPLRRLVPGVRRSWVFLPVAGLMGAAVVLLADVLLRAVVGAEASVAVPTGLVTSLIGAVVLVVLAVRTRDSATPAPTERHGVITRRRAAVVVGALVAVLVGLLLAAVLLGDAKLLLGDVVNGIRGTAGPVVSYVLDTRVPRVLAAVLAGAALALAGVLVQAVTRNPLADPAILGVSGGAGLGAVLFVTTAPLASGWGIAGAAGLGALAAAAVVFGLAARGGFPQNRLVLIGVGVSAGTAAAISMIIVLTDPFDGAKALTWLSGSTYGRGFDDALPVLVALVLAVTVAVPRHRMLDLVALDDDTPRLLGVSLGRARLLALSIAVVLTATAVAAVGVIGFVGLVAPHAARALVGSRHARVVPVAILLGAALVTLADLLGRTVIAPAQLGAGLVTALVGTPYFVWLLWRGRTARAR from the coding sequence ATGAGCGCTCCCGTCCGCACCGCGCCCCCGCCGGCCGACGCGCCTCCCGCGTCCGTGTCCGTCGCGCCGCCGGCGACCCCGGATCCCGTCCCGTCGTTCGCCGCCGCCGTCGCGCGCGCCGACGGGGCCGGCCGGATCCCGGTGCGGGCGGTCGCGGTCGTCGCCCTCCTCGCGCTCGTCGTGGTGGTGCTCGCGGTGATCGACGTCACGCAGGGCACCGCCGCGGTCGGCCCGCGCGAGGTGTGGGAGGCGCTCACCGGGCGCGCGACGCCGGGCGACGCGTCCGTCGTGGTCGCGTCGCGCCTGCCGCGCATGGCGGCCGGGATCCTCGTGGGCCTCGCCCTGGGCGCCGCCGGCGCCGCCCTCCAGGCCGTGAGCCGCAACGTGCTCGCCTCGCCCGACACCCTCGCCGTGAACGCCGGCGCCTACGCGGCCCTCGCGGTGGCCGCGGTCACCGGGCTCACGCTGCCGGTGCTCGCGGGCGCGGGCGTCGCGTTCGTCGGCGGGCTCGTCGCGGCGGCGATCGTGCTCGCGGTCTCGGGCCTCGGATCCGGCACCGTGCGCCTCGTGCTCGCGGGCAGCGCGCTCGCGCTCGGCCTCGGATCCGTCACCAGCGCGCTCCTCCTCCTCTTCCCGCAGCAGACCTCCGGCCTCTACCGCTGGGGCCAGGGCGGCATCGGCCAGAACGGGTTCGACGCGGTCGCGCAGATGGCGCCCGTCGTGGTGGTCGCGCTCGGGATCCTGCTCCTCATCACCCGCCGGCTCGACGCGCTCGGCCTCGGCGACGACGCCGCGCGCAGCCTCGGCGTCGACGTGCGCGCGACCCGCGTGATCGCCGTGCTCGCCTCGGTGCTGCTCGCCGCCGCGGCCGTGACGGTCGCCGGGCCCATCGGATTCGTCGGCCTGTACGCGCCCGCGTTCGTGCGGCCGCTGCGCCGGCTCGTGCCCGGGGTCCGCCGCTCGTGGGTCTTCCTCCCCGTCGCCGGGCTGATGGGCGCCGCGGTCGTGCTCCTCGCCGACGTGCTGCTGCGCGCGGTCGTCGGCGCCGAGGCGTCGGTCGCCGTGCCGACCGGCCTCGTCACCTCCCTCATCGGCGCGGTCGTGCTCGTGGTGCTCGCCGTGCGCACCCGCGACAGCGCGACGCCCGCGCCCACCGAGCGGCACGGCGTGATCACCCGCCGTCGCGCCGCGGTCGTGGTCGGCGCGCTGGTCGCGGTGCTCGTCGGGCTGCTCCTCGCCGCCGTGCTCCTCGGCGACGCGAAGCTGCTCCTCGGCGACGTCGTGAACGGGATCCGCGGCACGGCCGGCCCCGTCGTCAGCTACGTGCTCGACACCCGCGTGCCCCGCGTGCTCGCCGCCGTGCTGGCCGGTGCGGCGCTCGCGCTCGCCGGCGTGCTCGTGCAGGCGGTCACCCGGAACCCGCTCGCGGATCCCGCGATCCTCGGCGTCTCCGGTGGCGCGGGCCTCGGCGCCGTGCTGTTCGTGACCACCGCGCCGCTCGCGTCCGGATGGGGCATCGCGGGCGCCGCCGGGCTGGGCGCGCTCGCCGCGGCGGCCGTCGTCTTCGGCCTCGCGGCGCGCGGCGGCTTCCCGCAGAACCGGCTGGTGCTCATCGGCGTCGGCGTCTCGGCGGGCACGGCGGCGGCGATCAGCATGATCATCGTGCTCACCGACCCGTTCGACGGCGCGAAGGCGCTCACCTGGCTCTCCGGATCCACCTACGGCCGCGGATTCGACGACGCCCTGCCGGTGCTGGTCGCCCTCGTGCTGGCGGTGACGGTCGCGGTGCCGCGGCACCGGATGCTGGATCTCGTCGCCCTCGACGACGACACCCCGCGCCTCCTCGGCGTCTCGCTCGGCCGCGCGCGCCTGCTCGCCCTGTCGATCGCCGTGGTGCTCACGGCGACGGCGGTCGCGGCCGTCGGCGTGATCGGCTTCGTCGGCCTGGTCGCGCCCCACGCGGCCCGCGCGCTCGTCGGATCCCGCCACGCGCGCGTCGTGCCCGTCGCGATCCTGCTGGGCGCCGCCCTCGTGACCCTCGCCGACCTGCTCGGCCGCACCGTGATCGCTCCCGCCCAGCTCGGCGCCGGCCTCGTGACCGCGCTCGTCGGCACGCCGTACTTCGTGTGGCTGCTGTGGCGCGGGCGGACGGCGCGGGCGAGATAG
- a CDS encoding YdeI/OmpD-associated family protein, whose protein sequence is MPTFRTRVMQARVDATGLPVPPEALEELGAGKRPAVVVTVAGYTYRTSVGAMGGRSLIPLSAAHRAASRVAADDEVEVSIELDVGPREAVVPEEVAAALAADPALAEAFRALSSSRQRALVDPIGEAKTDETRARRVEKALAALRG, encoded by the coding sequence ATGCCCACCTTCCGCACCCGCGTCATGCAGGCCCGCGTCGACGCGACCGGTCTCCCCGTGCCCCCGGAGGCGCTCGAGGAGCTGGGGGCGGGGAAGCGCCCCGCCGTCGTGGTGACCGTGGCCGGCTACACGTACCGCACGAGCGTCGGCGCCATGGGCGGGCGGTCCCTGATTCCGCTGAGCGCCGCCCATCGGGCCGCGTCGCGCGTCGCGGCCGACGACGAGGTCGAGGTGAGCATCGAGCTCGACGTCGGGCCGCGCGAGGCCGTCGTGCCGGAGGAGGTCGCCGCCGCGCTCGCCGCGGATCCGGCCCTGGCTGAGGCGTTCCGCGCGCTGTCGTCGAGCCGGCAGCGCGCCCTCGTGGACCCGATCGGCGAGGCGAAGACGGACGAGACCCGCGCGCGCCGGGTCGAGAAGGCGCTCGCGGCGCTGCGCGGCTGA
- a CDS encoding heat shock protein transcriptional repressor HspR, producing the protein MDEDAPVFVISVAAELSGMHPQTLRQYDRLGLVSPTRTAGRSRRYSMRDIVQLREVARLGAEGVSLEGIARILELENQVSELRGRVRQLESALADELLSRPGRRVFAARGDGDVVSLRAGVRPSRQTEVVLYRAALAMPGDDRDGSGRDAR; encoded by the coding sequence ATGGACGAGGACGCCCCCGTCTTCGTGATCTCCGTGGCGGCCGAGCTGTCGGGCATGCACCCGCAGACGCTCCGGCAGTACGACCGCCTCGGGCTCGTGTCGCCCACCCGCACGGCCGGGCGAAGCCGCCGCTACTCGATGCGCGACATCGTGCAGCTGCGGGAGGTCGCCCGGCTGGGCGCGGAGGGCGTGAGCCTGGAGGGCATCGCGCGGATCCTCGAGCTCGAGAACCAGGTGTCCGAGCTCCGCGGGCGCGTCCGCCAGCTGGAGTCGGCGCTCGCCGACGAGCTGCTGTCGCGGCCCGGCCGCCGCGTGTTCGCGGCCCGCGGCGACGGCGACGTGGTGTCGCTGCGCGCGGGCGTGCGGCCCTCGCGGCAGACCGAGGTCGTGCTGTACCGGGCGGCGCTCGCGATGCCGGGCGACGACCGCGACGGCTCCGGACGCGACGCGCGGTGA
- a CDS encoding BLUF domain-containing protein, protein MRTTVYTSTATRHMTGEDLAELLAQCIRNNEEAELTGLLLHRDGRFMQVLEGPHDAVESVYAAIEADPRHTDVRLLLDEEIPARQFPQWSMGFRTVDDATLRQLRGYDDFLDKPASAEARPDAPSRARWLLEWFRTHPV, encoded by the coding sequence ATGCGCACGACCGTCTACACCAGCACCGCCACGCGACACATGACCGGCGAGGACCTCGCGGAGCTCCTCGCCCAGTGCATCCGCAACAACGAGGAGGCCGAACTCACCGGCCTGCTGCTCCACCGCGACGGGAGGTTCATGCAGGTGCTCGAGGGCCCGCACGACGCGGTGGAGTCGGTGTACGCCGCCATCGAGGCGGATCCCCGGCACACCGACGTGCGCCTGCTGCTCGACGAGGAGATCCCCGCCCGGCAGTTCCCCCAGTGGTCGATGGGCTTCCGCACGGTGGACGACGCGACGCTCCGCCAGCTCCGCGGCTACGACGACTTCCTCGACAAGCCCGCGTCCGCCGAGGCCCGCCCCGACGCTCCGTCCCGCGCCCGCTGGCTCCTGGAATGGTTCCGCACGCACCCGGTGTGA
- a CDS encoding iron-siderophore ABC transporter substrate-binding protein, protein MITRRRTLAMTALAAATALTLTACGTTEEASTGAGTTPAGERITLTDGTGAEVTLDGPATKVVGTEWNVVENLVSLGVDPVGVADVAGYSAWSSAVPLVNEPADIGTRGEPSVETIASLAPDLIVATTDLPADAIEQLKAIAPVLQVNSADGSKQIQQSEDNLELIAKATGTEDQATKVIDAYDQAVTDAKAKLDAAGLAGSKFLFADAYVDAGAVTIRPFGNGSLIGDVTTALGLENAWTGEVDPAYGLGSTDVEGLTTVGDVQFLYNSNSTQGDDPFATTLAGNAVWQSLPFVTAGDVHRMPDGIWAFGGPASMTAYAKAVSDLLAG, encoded by the coding sequence GTGATCACGAGACGACGAACCCTGGCGATGACCGCCCTCGCCGCCGCGACAGCGCTCACGCTGACCGCATGCGGCACCACCGAGGAGGCATCCACGGGCGCCGGCACGACGCCGGCCGGCGAGCGGATCACGCTCACCGACGGCACCGGCGCGGAGGTCACGCTCGACGGGCCCGCGACGAAGGTCGTCGGCACCGAGTGGAACGTCGTCGAGAACCTCGTGTCGCTGGGCGTGGATCCCGTGGGCGTCGCCGACGTCGCGGGCTACAGCGCCTGGTCGTCGGCCGTGCCGCTCGTGAACGAGCCCGCCGACATCGGCACGCGCGGCGAGCCGAGCGTGGAGACCATCGCGTCGCTCGCGCCCGACCTCATCGTCGCGACCACCGACCTGCCGGCCGACGCCATCGAGCAGCTGAAGGCGATCGCGCCCGTGCTGCAGGTGAACTCCGCCGACGGCAGCAAGCAGATCCAGCAGAGCGAGGACAACCTCGAGCTCATCGCGAAGGCGACGGGCACCGAGGACCAGGCGACGAAGGTCATCGACGCCTACGACCAGGCCGTCACGGACGCGAAGGCGAAGCTCGACGCCGCCGGCCTCGCGGGATCCAAGTTCCTGTTCGCGGACGCGTACGTGGACGCCGGCGCGGTCACCATCCGCCCGTTCGGGAACGGCTCGCTCATCGGCGACGTGACCACCGCGCTCGGCCTCGAGAACGCATGGACGGGCGAGGTCGACCCGGCCTACGGCCTCGGATCCACCGACGTCGAGGGACTCACGACCGTCGGCGACGTGCAGTTCCTCTACAACTCCAACTCCACGCAGGGCGACGACCCGTTCGCCACGACGCTCGCGGGCAACGCCGTGTGGCAGTCGCTGCCGTTCGTGACGGCGGGCGACGTGCACCGCATGCCCGACGGCATCTGGGCGTTCGGCGGCCCGGCGTCGATGACGGCGTACGCGAAGGCCGTGTCCGACCTGCTCGCCGGCTGA
- a CDS encoding ABC transporter ATP-binding protein, with product MTLPASTAPIARAADPDPSPASPAASALEARGITVAYGDTEVVHSAGLEIRPGCVTALVGPNGSGKSTLLRTMARLQAARSGSLVLRDEGADAADGRESDALDLSLRRFARRVALLTQGRPTPGGLSVRDVVEFGRYPHRGRFGGADPDGRAAVDRALDLTGLDALADRGVDQLSGGQLQRVWLASCLAQETGVLLLDEPTTYLDLRYQVELLDLVRDLADDGRIAVGVVLHDLDQAAALADTVALLSDGRIVKTGTPSEVLTPDLLTEVYGIPVEVHADPTTGSLRTRAVARHHHRNERLHP from the coding sequence GTGACCCTCCCCGCCTCGACCGCCCCGATCGCGCGCGCCGCGGACCCGGATCCGTCGCCCGCGTCACCCGCCGCCTCCGCCCTCGAGGCCCGCGGCATCACGGTCGCGTACGGCGACACCGAGGTCGTGCACAGCGCGGGTCTCGAGATCCGGCCGGGCTGCGTCACCGCGCTCGTCGGCCCGAACGGCAGCGGGAAGTCGACGCTGCTGCGCACGATGGCGCGGCTGCAGGCGGCGCGCTCGGGATCGCTCGTGCTGCGCGACGAGGGCGCGGACGCCGCCGACGGCCGCGAGTCCGACGCCCTCGACCTCTCCCTCCGCCGCTTCGCCCGCCGCGTCGCGCTCCTCACGCAGGGCCGCCCGACGCCCGGCGGCCTCAGCGTCCGCGACGTCGTCGAGTTCGGCCGCTACCCGCACCGCGGCCGCTTCGGCGGGGCGGATCCCGACGGCCGGGCTGCCGTGGACCGCGCGCTCGACCTCACCGGCCTCGACGCCCTCGCCGACCGCGGCGTCGACCAGCTCTCCGGCGGCCAGCTCCAGCGCGTCTGGCTCGCGAGCTGCCTCGCCCAGGAGACGGGCGTGCTGCTCCTCGACGAGCCCACCACCTACCTCGACCTCCGCTACCAGGTCGAGCTCCTCGACCTGGTGCGCGACCTCGCCGACGACGGACGCATCGCCGTCGGCGTCGTCCTCCACGACCTCGACCAGGCCGCCGCGCTCGCCGACACCGTCGCGCTGCTCTCGGACGGCCGGATCGTCAAGACCGGCACCCCATCCGAGGTGCTGACCCCCGACCTCCTCACCGAGGTCTACGGCATCCCCGTCGAGGTCCACGCGGACCCGACGACGGGCAGCCTGCGCACCCGCGCGGTCGCCCGCCACCACCACAGGAACGAGAGGCTCCACCCGTGA
- a CDS encoding class I SAM-dependent methyltransferase yields MSDAPDAAPATAPATAVAADDLLDLGALRRRPDVEAENLFAVDAADRLLLDELVALLDAASAAGRPVRPEGLVVIGDQYGALALGAAAALRRAGAADPLRIRVHQDALASETALDLNAELIGERAELRHHGLDDALAAGARVVVARLPRSLDALDEWAGVVARAAADDVTVLAGGRVKHMTPAMTEVLRRRFGDVHATLARQKSRILVARGPVRDAASDEYPRRESHPDLGLEVRAHGAAFAGSKIDIGTRFLLSLLADLPADARVAVDLGCGTGVIASAVALARPGIRVIATDQSWAAVDSARATVAANGMAERVTVVRDDAGSAVPDGSADLVLLNPPFHTGATVHAGLAPRLFAAAARMLRPGGELWTVYNSPLGYRPQLTRIVGPTREAGRNAKFTVAVSTKPESRA; encoded by the coding sequence GTGAGCGACGCTCCCGACGCCGCACCCGCCACCGCACCCGCCACCGCAGTCGCCGCCGACGACCTGCTCGACCTCGGTGCGCTGCGCCGCCGGCCCGACGTCGAGGCCGAGAACCTGTTCGCCGTGGACGCGGCCGACCGGCTGCTCCTCGACGAGCTGGTCGCGCTGCTCGACGCCGCATCCGCTGCGGGCCGTCCCGTCCGGCCCGAGGGGCTCGTCGTGATCGGCGACCAGTACGGCGCGCTCGCGCTCGGCGCCGCGGCGGCCCTGCGGCGTGCCGGGGCGGCGGATCCCCTCCGCATCCGCGTGCACCAGGACGCCCTCGCCTCCGAGACCGCGCTCGACCTCAACGCGGAGCTGATCGGCGAGCGGGCTGAACTCCGGCACCACGGCCTCGACGACGCGCTCGCCGCGGGCGCCCGGGTCGTGGTCGCGCGCCTGCCGCGCAGCCTCGACGCGCTCGACGAGTGGGCCGGCGTGGTCGCCCGGGCGGCGGCCGACGACGTGACCGTGCTCGCCGGCGGCCGCGTGAAGCACATGACGCCCGCGATGACCGAGGTGCTCCGCCGCCGCTTCGGCGACGTGCACGCGACGCTCGCGCGGCAGAAGTCGCGGATCCTCGTGGCGCGCGGACCTGTGCGCGACGCCGCCTCCGACGAGTACCCCCGCCGCGAGTCCCATCCCGACCTCGGCCTCGAGGTGCGCGCGCACGGCGCCGCCTTCGCCGGTTCGAAGATCGACATCGGCACGCGCTTCCTCCTCTCCCTCCTCGCCGACCTGCCCGCCGACGCCCGCGTCGCGGTCGACCTCGGCTGCGGCACGGGCGTCATCGCGTCGGCCGTCGCGCTCGCCCGGCCGGGCATCCGCGTCATCGCGACCGACCAGTCGTGGGCGGCCGTCGACTCGGCGCGCGCGACCGTCGCCGCGAACGGCATGGCCGAGCGGGTGACCGTGGTGCGCGACGACGCGGGATCCGCCGTGCCCGACGGATCCGCCGACCTCGTGCTCCTCAACCCGCCGTTCCACACGGGCGCCACCGTGCACGCGGGCCTCGCGCCGCGCCTCTTCGCCGCGGCGGCCCGCATGCTCCGCCCCGGCGGCGAGCTCTGGACCGTCTACAACAGCCCGCTCGGCTACCGGCCGCAGCTGACGCGCATCGTCGGGCCGACGCGCGAGGCGGGCCGGAACGCGAAGTTCACGGTCGCCGTCTCGACGAAGCCCGAGTCGCGGGCCTAG
- a CDS encoding glycosyl hydrolase family 18 protein, with the protein MTPTRPTCPPRPHLERARRLVGVAVGAAAVLAVVVGSLPAVATAPFEVVGYAEGGSTPVSRLDASAAALTSVVVDGVNVTSDGRSVASPSPEALALLRQAHARGERVELLVGNYDEALGDFSPGIADALLGSPANVDRVVAQLAAEVRKRGWDGVTVDLETLSGAHPAGLTRLVSGLKAALGSGRSVSVCLMATTDDPRPPGYDLPALGRAADHVVLMAYDQHGPTWSAAGPVGGMPWVKAALRPLLAAVPAARIQLGIAGYGYTWPRTGEGRQLSDQAARDLVASQRRTAVWSVPQQEWRATLRDGTVVWWSDARSYDARVALARQLGLGGVAVWSLGLSDPLTR; encoded by the coding sequence ATGACCCCGACCCGTCCGACCTGTCCTCCGCGCCCGCACCTCGAGCGCGCCCGCCGCCTCGTCGGGGTGGCGGTGGGAGCGGCCGCCGTGCTGGCCGTCGTCGTCGGATCCCTGCCCGCCGTCGCGACGGCGCCGTTCGAGGTCGTCGGGTACGCGGAGGGCGGATCCACCCCGGTCTCGCGCCTCGACGCGAGCGCCGCCGCCCTCACCTCCGTGGTGGTCGACGGGGTCAACGTCACGTCGGACGGCCGGAGCGTCGCCTCCCCGTCGCCCGAGGCGCTCGCGCTGCTCCGCCAGGCGCACGCGCGCGGCGAGCGGGTCGAGCTGCTGGTCGGCAACTACGACGAGGCGCTCGGCGACTTCTCGCCGGGCATCGCCGACGCGCTGCTGGGATCCCCGGCGAACGTCGACCGCGTGGTCGCGCAGCTCGCCGCCGAGGTCCGCAAGCGCGGTTGGGACGGCGTCACGGTCGACCTCGAGACCCTCTCGGGCGCGCATCCGGCCGGCCTCACCCGGCTCGTGTCGGGGCTGAAGGCGGCCCTCGGATCCGGGCGCAGCGTCTCCGTCTGCCTCATGGCCACCACGGACGACCCCCGCCCGCCCGGCTACGACCTCCCGGCGCTCGGCCGGGCCGCCGACCACGTCGTGCTCATGGCGTACGACCAGCACGGGCCCACGTGGTCCGCCGCGGGGCCCGTCGGCGGGATGCCGTGGGTGAAGGCGGCGCTGAGGCCGCTGCTCGCGGCGGTGCCGGCCGCGCGGATCCAGCTCGGCATCGCGGGCTACGGCTACACCTGGCCGCGCACGGGAGAGGGGCGGCAGCTCTCCGACCAGGCGGCGCGCGATCTCGTGGCGTCCCAGAGGCGCACGGCCGTCTGGAGCGTCCCGCAGCAGGAGTGGCGCGCGACCCTGCGCGACGGCACGGTCGTGTGGTGGTCGGATGCGCGCTCGTACGACGCGCGCGTGGCGCTCGCCCGGCAGCTGGGGCTCGGCGGGGTGGCCGTGTGGTCGCTCGGGCTGTCGGATCCGCTGACGCGATGA
- a CDS encoding helix-turn-helix domain-containing protein, whose translation MGADDDAPTGVHCRLDELLAARGMTLTRLSAIVGVSQVNLSVLKNDRARAIRYSTLVAVCRALECEIGDLLVLDPPAA comes from the coding sequence ATGGGCGCCGACGACGACGCCCCCACCGGCGTCCACTGCCGCCTCGACGAGCTGCTCGCCGCGCGCGGCATGACGCTCACGAGGCTGAGCGCGATCGTGGGCGTGAGCCAGGTGAACCTCTCGGTGCTGAAGAACGACCGCGCTCGGGCGATCCGCTACTCGACCCTCGTCGCGGTGTGCCGCGCGCTCGAGTGCGAGATCGGCGACCTGCTGGTGCTGGATCCGCCGGCGGCCTGA
- a CDS encoding LacI family DNA-binding transcriptional regulator, producing the protein MSRPGAAPTIHDVAARAGVSKSVVSRALSGAPGVAPATQQTVRDAAAALGYVANAHARGMSAHRTHTLGVLVRDASTPFYGHLLTALQQRASERGYRVVTTTGFVAFDIEEERKALETLVSLQVEGLVVCSGALPVADILPSARRIPTVVAGRPEVDASLSSVYCDERTGGRGLADHVASLGHRRVAVVTLAPVLSLTISARTFAMLDRLRELGLDVLHVRGEEHAGGHIDGAAAVAQTIVDAGGVTAVMAPSDVWALAILDGLGRRGITAPAEVSITGYDGLPPFTSDLLGFTTWRQPIPVIGALAVDAVVDRIDGTVTGTCHIAVDGALIPGRTAVPLRA; encoded by the coding sequence ATGAGTCGTCCCGGCGCCGCCCCCACCATCCACGACGTGGCCGCGCGCGCGGGCGTCTCCAAGTCGGTCGTCTCGCGCGCTCTCTCCGGCGCGCCGGGCGTGGCACCCGCCACGCAGCAGACGGTCCGCGACGCCGCCGCGGCGCTCGGCTACGTCGCCAACGCCCACGCGCGCGGGATGTCCGCGCACCGCACCCACACGCTCGGCGTCCTCGTGCGCGACGCGTCCACGCCGTTCTACGGTCACCTGCTCACCGCGCTGCAGCAGCGGGCCTCGGAGCGCGGGTACCGGGTCGTGACGACGACGGGATTCGTCGCGTTCGACATCGAGGAGGAGCGCAAGGCCCTCGAGACGCTCGTCTCGCTGCAGGTGGAGGGGCTCGTCGTGTGCAGCGGCGCGCTCCCGGTCGCCGACATCCTGCCGTCCGCGCGGCGGATCCCCACGGTCGTCGCCGGCCGCCCCGAGGTGGACGCGTCGCTCAGCAGCGTCTACTGCGACGAGCGGACGGGCGGCCGCGGCCTCGCCGACCACGTCGCGTCGCTCGGCCACCGCCGCGTCGCCGTCGTCACGCTCGCGCCCGTCCTCTCCCTCACGATCTCCGCCCGCACCTTCGCGATGCTCGACCGCCTCCGCGAGCTCGGCCTCGACGTCCTGCACGTGCGCGGCGAGGAGCACGCGGGCGGCCACATCGACGGGGCCGCCGCCGTCGCGCAGACGATAGTCGACGCGGGCGGCGTGACCGCGGTCATGGCGCCGAGCGACGTGTGGGCCCTCGCGATCCTCGACGGCCTCGGCCGCCGCGGCATCACCGCCCCGGCGGAGGTGTCCATCACCGGCTACGACGGGCTGCCGCCCTTCACGAGCGACCTCCTCGGCTTCACCACGTGGCGCCAGCCGATCCCCGTCATCGGCGCCCTCGCCGTCGACGCGGTGGTCGACCGCATCGACGGCACCGTCACGGGCACATGCCACATCGCGGTGGACGGCGCGCTGATCCCGGGCCGCACGGCCGTCCCCCTCCGCGCCTGA